A portion of the Leptospira kanakyensis genome contains these proteins:
- the pgsW gene encoding poly-gamma-glutamate system protein, translated as MTKIYWSPWKHSRIALFLLAVLGILGLLLIETCKVKKEQSYFKKKLHAAKLAERGFQILKPELLKHKKPDYKELDPTNSGLIGEFLTPVTSNTGSLSAKQTSINPNFAAIMIQLLKKAKLEEGDTVAVAVSGSFPAVNICLFAALDTMKLKPIIISSVSASQFGANHPQMLWLDMEKELVESGIFSFKSSYASLGGIQDKAMGISKEGKELLGRALQRNQVKLLDPIHFDDSIEKRMKLYEELAVGKPIKLFVNVGGGTTILGTNLGKQVFKNGLITGLPEEVHIPNSVIKSFLEKEIPVINFIQIESLARKFGLPQTPKKVPKPGEGKVFYSEEYSPLLYLSVFFFLLVGLYGVTKLGWGENEEDRHLPKSLRAR; from the coding sequence ATGACTAAAATTTATTGGTCTCCGTGGAAACATTCGAGGATTGCTTTATTTCTCTTAGCGGTATTAGGAATATTAGGTTTGTTATTGATTGAAACTTGTAAGGTTAAAAAAGAACAATCCTATTTCAAAAAGAAACTTCATGCCGCGAAACTGGCAGAACGTGGGTTTCAAATTCTCAAACCAGAACTATTAAAACACAAAAAACCAGATTATAAAGAATTAGATCCAACAAATTCAGGTCTCATCGGTGAATTTTTAACACCCGTTACAAGTAATACGGGATCTCTTTCCGCAAAACAAACATCGATCAATCCAAACTTTGCAGCGATTATGATCCAACTTTTAAAAAAAGCAAAGTTAGAAGAAGGTGACACTGTGGCTGTGGCTGTATCTGGTTCTTTTCCTGCTGTCAATATTTGTTTATTTGCTGCCCTAGATACAATGAAACTAAAACCAATCATTATCTCTAGTGTTTCGGCATCACAATTTGGAGCAAACCACCCACAAATGCTTTGGTTGGATATGGAAAAAGAACTTGTTGAATCGGGAATTTTTTCATTTAAGTCAAGTTATGCGTCGCTTGGAGGAATCCAAGACAAAGCGATGGGAATTTCAAAAGAAGGAAAAGAACTACTTGGCCGTGCGTTACAAAGAAACCAAGTCAAACTCCTTGATCCCATTCATTTTGATGACTCCATTGAAAAACGTATGAAACTATACGAAGAGTTAGCAGTGGGAAAACCCATCAAACTTTTTGTGAATGTTGGTGGTGGCACCACGATCCTTGGAACCAATCTAGGGAAACAAGTCTTCAAAAATGGACTCATCACTGGTTTACCTGAAGAAGTCCATATCCCCAATTCAGTCATCAAATCCTTTTTAGAAAAAGAAATTCCCGTCATCAATTTTATACAAATAGAATCACTAGCAAGAAAGTTCGGCTTACCCCAAACGCCAAAAAAAGTTCCCAAACCTGGCGAAGGAAAGGTATTTTATTCAGAAGAATATAGTCCCTTACTTTATCTTTCCGTTTTCTTTTTTCTCCTAGTGGGATTGTATGGTGTTACCAAGCTCGGTTGGGGAGAAAATGAGGAAGACCGACACCTTCCCAAATCCCTTCGGGCACGTTGA
- the pgsC gene encoding poly-gamma-glutamate biosynthesis protein PgsC has translation MNEILPLSIGLSLVVSLVFSELFGILGTGLVVPGYLALSFQHPKDIALTFLIAFLSYLCVEILSNFLLIFGKRKIVFILLFGYFFGYLLNYQVLPDLDIAYLSEVRGIGFIIPGLIAIWYERQGVLETTSVLILASIFVKILLIFLLGTELETL, from the coding sequence ATGAATGAAATTCTCCCTTTGTCTATAGGGCTAAGCCTCGTTGTCAGTTTGGTTTTTTCAGAACTATTTGGAATTCTGGGAACGGGACTCGTTGTACCAGGTTATTTAGCTTTATCATTCCAACATCCTAAAGACATCGCACTTACTTTTCTCATCGCCTTCCTTTCCTATCTTTGTGTAGAAATTTTATCAAATTTTTTACTCATCTTTGGAAAAAGAAAAATCGTCTTTATTCTGTTATTTGGTTATTTTTTCGGTTATTTGTTAAATTACCAAGTTCTTCCGGATTTAGATATCGCATACCTTTCCGAAGTGAGAGGGATTGGGTTTATCATTCCTGGACTCATTGCTATTTGGTATGAAAGACAAGGTGTATTAGAAACAACTTCTGTACTCATCCTTGCTTCTATTTTTGTAAAAATTCTCCTTATTTTTCTTTTAGGAACAGAGTTAGAAACTTTATGA
- the pgsB gene encoding poly-gamma-glutamate synthase PgsB, whose translation MKPNAFLFFLIILILLFYYTFEYFLHNRTIKKFKHRIHVNGTRGKSSVTRLIREGLSATGMSVFAKTTGTMARMIFPDGSEESITRFGKPSILEQIKILKKANQVGAEIVVLECMALEPRYQWASEGQILKSDIGVITNIREDHLEVMGPNLIDVAKSLLSGCPINGTLVTGVTEFESLVQEVCKDRNSNAIITKEESLQKITDEEMSQFSYWEHKENVNLALTVCELLGVDRKKALEAMWKVNPDPGALSVSPIHFFGKEFLYVNAMAANDPNSTQFIWSSVIQRYPQYNKRYILFHTREDRPERSHQLTKEFANWDGYDAVILIGSSTSLAFKYLKTYSKKDIPIFVWEHLTLDGIFESLLSILPKQSLVFGIGNIVGLGMDLSLYLKNRSEQTNE comes from the coding sequence ATGAAACCAAATGCTTTCCTTTTTTTCCTAATTATCCTTATACTTTTGTTTTATTATACATTTGAATACTTTTTACACAATCGGACGATAAAAAAGTTTAAACACCGAATCCATGTCAATGGGACGAGGGGTAAATCAAGTGTAACAAGACTCATACGAGAAGGATTATCCGCTACCGGGATGTCCGTTTTTGCAAAAACGACGGGGACAATGGCTCGAATGATTTTTCCCGACGGATCGGAAGAATCAATTACCCGATTTGGAAAACCATCCATTTTAGAACAAATTAAAATTCTAAAAAAGGCGAACCAAGTTGGAGCCGAAATCGTTGTATTAGAATGTATGGCATTGGAGCCGCGTTACCAATGGGCAAGCGAAGGACAAATTCTAAAGTCAGACATTGGAGTGATCACTAATATCCGGGAAGACCATCTGGAAGTGATGGGACCAAACTTAATCGATGTCGCCAAATCGTTATTATCTGGTTGTCCAATAAACGGAACCCTAGTTACCGGAGTCACGGAATTTGAAAGTTTAGTCCAAGAAGTTTGTAAGGATAGAAATTCAAACGCCATCATCACAAAAGAAGAATCACTGCAAAAAATTACAGACGAAGAGATGAGTCAGTTTTCTTATTGGGAACATAAAGAAAATGTAAATTTAGCGCTAACCGTTTGTGAACTACTTGGAGTGGATCGTAAAAAAGCTCTTGAGGCTATGTGGAAAGTGAATCCAGATCCAGGGGCACTTTCTGTGTCTCCCATTCATTTTTTTGGAAAAGAATTTTTATATGTAAATGCGATGGCTGCCAACGATCCAAATAGCACACAGTTCATTTGGTCTTCTGTGATCCAAAGATATCCTCAGTATAACAAAAGATATATTTTGTTTCATACAAGGGAAGACAGACCCGAACGGAGCCACCAATTAACAAAAGAATTTGCCAACTGGGATGGATACGATGCAGTCATTTTAATTGGATCATCCACTTCACTTGCTTTTAAATATCTAAAAACCTATTCCAAAAAGGACATTCCTATATTTGTTTGGGAACATTTAACTTTAGATGGAATTTTTGAATCCTTATTATCCATTCTGCCCAAACAATCTTTGGTTTTTGGAATTGGAAATATAGTTGGTCTGGGAATGGATCTATCTTTATACTTAAAAAACAGGTCGGAACAAACCAATGAATGA
- a CDS encoding STAS domain-containing protein — translation MEYTESKFDGIVVLKLFGNLDMLNAGILKERIKESSSQEEHRFIFDLEGVSFIDSSGFGLIMSLNDKLTELGGGLRIVNVSKTIRQIFRISKISSVIQIFESTEEAINSFK, via the coding sequence ATGGAATATACAGAATCTAAATTCGACGGCATTGTTGTTCTGAAATTATTCGGCAACTTAGATATGTTAAATGCCGGTATACTCAAAGAACGAATTAAAGAATCTTCATCCCAAGAAGAACACCGGTTTATCTTTGATTTAGAGGGAGTCAGCTTTATTGACTCTTCCGGATTTGGACTCATCATGTCACTTAACGACAAATTGACAGAGTTAGGTGGTGGTTTGCGAATTGTTAATGTTTCAAAAACAATTCGCCAGATTTTTCGAATTTCTAAAATCTCTTCAGTCATTCAAATTTTTGAAAGCACAGAAGAAGCAATCAATTCATTCAAATAA
- a CDS encoding SpoIIE family protein phosphatase, giving the protein MSIRYKFLLILSVSQILLVIALTTSFAYLLQSVKNIPQTQRAEDLSRNFQRELEFKEEKLRLLLEEITFNSQTRGILERGLSDRSVLSKELPYLQQILKRYGLSIFEIGDNQGKVLFRVHRPKDFGDDKKNQPIIRNALNGQSTAALEDGHSGLGFRLAAPLFGRGTVLIGQVVDDNFTKTISKDNRIHLAIFQEGKVKTIGSDMIRLVMNEKPNLLMEEQRFHFQNKPYYMVKIPYVGSSQSVKHLVFHVMIDENEVESKTWKIWSFFVIASLVLCGVIFLISFLFSRDMVEAIKLLTTAMVDLDQWKPETLPTHRSDEIGQMGRVFVEMKEELAEHQNHLEEMVDQRTRELNETLSEMQKLQDKQDGDYFLTSLLIKPLRGSFAKSETVSIKIFERQMKQFKFRNKQSEIGGDLSVSDSIFLMGKKYTVFLNADAMGKSIQGAGGALVMGTVFKSIITRTQKLRYMQDRHPERWLKECFQEVHNVFISFDGHMLISAILGLVDEETGTLYYINAEHPWIVLYRDGNSSFLENEHSLRKIGFTEMSGDEVVIQIYPLRPGDVLILGSDGRDDLFVGQSGGNRVINDDETVFLRHVTEGGGDLNQICKAMYLFGDLTDDLSLMRIAFLEEVAYAAKESTKTNVYYQMLGEGIQSYRDGEWNNAIFALELALDSEPDDLYCLRELSKLYMKSKDYEKAIELANRYLQLNPGDTDFLFYIAYAHKQRRDFVLATDFAERLRFRDPKNFNNLLLLAEILMHRRDIERSKEVLLSLQEMAPENPKLLKLKNFWKKMVATSVS; this is encoded by the coding sequence ATGAGCATACGTTACAAATTCTTATTAATACTGAGTGTGAGTCAAATTCTTCTTGTAATTGCTCTCACGACTAGTTTCGCCTATCTTTTACAATCGGTTAAAAATATCCCTCAGACACAACGGGCCGAGGATCTTTCGCGAAATTTCCAAAGGGAATTGGAATTTAAAGAAGAAAAACTACGTTTGTTATTAGAAGAAATTACTTTTAATTCCCAAACTCGAGGGATTTTAGAGAGGGGACTTAGCGATCGTTCTGTTTTATCAAAGGAACTACCTTATTTACAACAAATCTTAAAAAGATATGGTTTATCTATTTTTGAAATTGGAGACAACCAGGGAAAAGTTTTGTTTCGTGTGCATCGTCCCAAAGATTTTGGAGATGATAAAAAAAACCAACCGATCATTCGAAATGCTTTGAACGGGCAATCAACTGCGGCTTTAGAAGACGGACATAGTGGGCTTGGATTTCGGTTGGCAGCTCCACTTTTTGGCCGGGGGACAGTTCTCATTGGCCAAGTAGTAGATGATAATTTTACAAAAACAATTTCAAAAGACAATCGAATTCACTTAGCAATTTTTCAAGAAGGAAAAGTAAAAACAATCGGATCAGATATGATTCGTTTGGTGATGAATGAAAAACCAAATTTGTTAATGGAGGAACAAAGATTTCACTTTCAAAACAAACCATATTATATGGTGAAAATTCCGTATGTTGGAAGTTCTCAATCTGTAAAACATTTAGTATTTCATGTGATGATTGATGAAAACGAAGTAGAATCTAAAACCTGGAAAATTTGGTCTTTTTTTGTTATCGCATCATTGGTGTTGTGCGGCGTCATTTTCCTCATTTCCTTTTTGTTTTCTAGAGATATGGTCGAGGCAATCAAACTTCTCACTACTGCTATGGTAGATTTAGACCAATGGAAACCAGAAACTTTGCCAACTCATAGAAGTGATGAAATCGGACAAATGGGAAGGGTTTTTGTAGAAATGAAAGAGGAATTGGCCGAACACCAAAATCATTTAGAAGAAATGGTGGACCAACGAACAAGGGAATTAAATGAAACTTTATCGGAAATGCAAAAACTTCAAGATAAACAAGATGGAGATTATTTTTTAACGTCACTTCTGATCAAACCTTTACGAGGTTCGTTTGCTAAATCAGAAACGGTTTCGATCAAAATTTTTGAACGTCAAATGAAACAATTTAAGTTTAGAAACAAACAATCAGAGATTGGTGGAGACCTTTCTGTTTCTGACTCTATCTTTTTAATGGGTAAAAAATATACAGTATTTTTGAACGCAGATGCTATGGGTAAATCTATCCAAGGTGCAGGCGGAGCTCTTGTAATGGGAACGGTTTTTAAATCCATTATCACTCGAACACAAAAGTTACGTTATATGCAAGATAGACATCCCGAACGTTGGTTAAAGGAATGTTTTCAAGAAGTTCATAATGTTTTTATTAGTTTTGATGGTCATATGTTAATATCCGCTATATTAGGGTTAGTTGACGAGGAAACCGGAACTTTATATTATATCAATGCGGAACATCCTTGGATTGTATTATACCGAGATGGAAATTCGAGTTTTCTAGAAAATGAACACTCACTTCGAAAGATTGGTTTTACTGAGATGAGTGGTGATGAGGTGGTCATTCAAATTTATCCTCTAAGACCCGGTGATGTTCTGATTTTAGGATCGGATGGACGTGATGATTTGTTTGTCGGACAATCTGGTGGAAACAGAGTCATCAACGATGACGAAACAGTTTTTTTAAGGCATGTAACGGAAGGTGGTGGTGATCTAAATCAAATTTGTAAGGCGATGTATTTATTTGGGGATCTCACAGATGACCTAAGTTTGATGAGAATTGCTTTTTTAGAGGAAGTTGCTTACGCCGCGAAAGAATCAACGAAAACAAATGTTTATTATCAAATGTTGGGAGAAGGGATTCAATCCTATCGTGATGGTGAATGGAACAACGCTATTTTTGCTTTGGAACTTGCATTAGATTCGGAACCAGATGATCTCTATTGTTTAAGAGAGTTGTCCAAGTTGTATATGAAATCTAAGGATTATGAAAAAGCGATTGAACTTGCAAATCGTTATCTACAGTTAAATCCAGGAGACACTGACTTTTTGTTTTATATCGCTTATGCCCACAAACAAAGAAGAGACTTTGTGTTAGCCACAGATTTTGCAGAAAGACTTCGTTTTAGAGATCCGAAAAATTTTAATAACCTTTTGTTACTTGCAGAAATTTTGATGCATAGAAGGGATATTGAACGTTCTAAAGAAGTCCTTCTTTCTTTGCAAGAAATGGCACCAGAAAATCCAAAACTCCTTAAACTAAAAAACTTTTGGAAAAAAATGGTAGCAACTTCTGTAAGTTGA
- a CDS encoding serine hydrolase domain-containing protein — protein sequence MHFRILIFFLFSLFFTNCGESEIGSFSEETKEKIRKRIKQEGFQGVVLISQDDNILFRESIYPGKKRKNSQLYKKHNFPLGESTKTFTSFVIHMLEEEKKISLADPVSKHLKWFPYPKITIGHLLHHTSGLPKIIEFLPNFDSEKNHLKREDVKRIFLESKLKPAFPAGEYWKYSRLDYLFLSYIIEKVSGSTYSKFLKEKVFDPLEFQNTNVDSNEALIGNSGIYSTPEDLSLFSLELKKPKLISKTSRDNLLKKTVLSDSISEDPIAFGEGVFVGDYFYWTYGKEKGISNFIYHDLKSRIFITIVSPYGNSKGDLSSIKSILTEIIFDAKKLNLRKRTNLPNEIYIEDLMKEEKVPSLGIAVFRNQGLSWKKMYGTKTQHTLFRAGSLSKTMTATATLRLVESGQLDLYSNWIGKLKQYKVSVPKGKRRSLVNLDLLLSHTSGLTEKGNWDDPINSGKKHLRELKDTNTTKGNGLKLYYKPGSKSRYSGGGYSIVQEILAERTGKSFQNLMSEVVFQPLQMTRSTFRQNLTAEDDRCDGYDEQGKLLPQKSFVTPELSSGGLWTTPEEVGLLFYEVAKAKQGKSNFLSKDSAEYLLSPKMSAANLTVHALVAHGFFLNRTGKTEYFFHGGHTKGHKSLALFNTEKGYGVVIMTNSENGSKLIWRILRSISVEEKWDKFVN from the coding sequence ATGCACTTTCGGATTCTCATCTTTTTTCTTTTCAGTTTATTTTTTACCAACTGTGGAGAATCCGAAATTGGCTCTTTTTCAGAAGAAACCAAAGAAAAAATTCGAAAGAGAATCAAACAAGAAGGATTTCAAGGTGTAGTCCTCATTTCCCAAGATGACAATATCCTGTTCAGAGAATCCATTTATCCTGGCAAAAAAAGAAAAAATTCACAACTATACAAAAAACATAATTTTCCGTTAGGTGAATCAACAAAAACTTTCACTTCCTTTGTCATTCATATGTTGGAAGAAGAAAAAAAAATTTCTTTAGCTGACCCTGTCTCTAAACATCTCAAATGGTTTCCTTATCCTAAAATAACGATTGGGCATTTATTACATCACACATCTGGTTTACCAAAAATTATAGAATTTCTCCCGAATTTTGATTCAGAAAAAAATCACTTAAAACGAGAGGATGTTAAAAGGATATTTTTAGAATCTAAGTTAAAACCAGCCTTTCCAGCAGGTGAGTATTGGAAATATAGTCGTCTTGATTATCTTTTTTTATCTTATATCATCGAAAAGGTTTCTGGATCAACCTACTCCAAATTTTTAAAAGAAAAAGTTTTTGATCCACTCGAGTTCCAAAATACAAACGTTGATTCCAATGAAGCGTTAATAGGAAATAGTGGAATATACTCGACACCAGAAGATTTATCTCTATTTAGTTTGGAATTAAAAAAACCAAAATTAATCTCAAAAACATCCAGAGACAATTTACTCAAAAAAACTGTTTTATCGGATTCAATATCTGAAGATCCAATTGCTTTTGGTGAAGGTGTTTTTGTTGGAGATTATTTTTATTGGACTTATGGTAAAGAAAAGGGAATTTCAAACTTTATCTACCATGACTTAAAAAGTAGAATTTTTATCACTATTGTAAGTCCCTATGGAAATAGCAAAGGTGATTTATCTTCAATAAAATCAATCTTAACCGAAATCATTTTTGATGCTAAAAAATTAAATCTTAGAAAAAGAACCAATCTTCCTAACGAAATATATATAGAAGACTTAATGAAAGAGGAAAAAGTTCCTTCACTTGGGATAGCCGTTTTTCGAAACCAGGGATTGAGTTGGAAAAAAATGTATGGGACAAAAACACAACATACACTTTTTCGGGCTGGTTCATTGTCCAAAACGATGACAGCAACCGCAACACTTCGATTAGTTGAATCTGGCCAACTTGATTTATATTCGAATTGGATTGGGAAACTAAAACAGTACAAAGTGTCCGTTCCCAAAGGAAAAAGACGATCACTTGTAAATCTTGATTTGTTATTATCTCACACAAGTGGACTCACTGAAAAAGGAAACTGGGATGATCCGATCAATTCAGGAAAAAAACATTTACGAGAGTTAAAGGATACAAATACCACAAAAGGAAATGGTTTGAAATTGTATTATAAACCGGGAAGTAAATCTCGTTACTCCGGTGGTGGGTATAGCATTGTACAAGAGATCTTAGCCGAACGAACCGGAAAATCATTTCAAAACCTAATGTCCGAAGTTGTTTTTCAACCTTTACAAATGACAAGAAGTACATTTAGACAGAATCTAACAGCAGAAGACGATCGTTGTGATGGTTACGATGAACAGGGAAAATTACTCCCACAAAAATCCTTTGTCACTCCTGAACTTTCTTCCGGTGGGCTTTGGACAACTCCGGAAGAAGTGGGATTATTATTCTATGAAGTAGCAAAAGCAAAACAAGGAAAATCAAACTTTTTATCCAAAGACTCTGCCGAGTATCTGCTCTCTCCTAAAATGAGTGCCGCAAACCTCACCGTTCATGCCCTTGTCGCCCATGGATTTTTCTTAAACCGCACTGGCAAAACTGAATATTTCTTTCATGGAGGGCATACAAAGGGACATAAGTCGCTTGCCCTTTTCAACACAGAAAAAGGATATGGAGTGGTCATTATGACTAATTCGGAAAATGGTTCTAAATTAATTTGGCGAATCCTCAGATCCATCTCAGTGGAAGAAAAATGGGATAAGTTCGTCAATTAA